One segment of Acropora muricata isolate sample 2 chromosome 8, ASM3666990v1, whole genome shotgun sequence DNA contains the following:
- the LOC136927061 gene encoding caspase-3-like: MCSLLAEGLRRNRKAILRDLDPSKSWNYLYQEGIFDLDDIEEIKAERTRKKKAEALLEKVEHSGPGGIAVFAETLRESQSHLFDLLQRFINDTGPHAGQLQAGQPTIDQVTHQASDLHIYREPVSCVQKALSPVEHVHEGIDRAFEKISSGDLSGSLETNQERGENYTPAEERLVIARFDFAKLPPHIHPSSEDVYPMTATPRGLALIINNESFVRGSEQTEKEFEKEKLEVRQGSEKDTISLQRLFEALDFKVRVNRNVTEKQLLKVLDDVSKDDHSDYHCFVLCLMSHGKEGQFYCADGKTVCLKEISNFFSNRNCETLKGKPKLFFIQACRGYVKDRGVVEDSPSEQGPQQASGENDEGPVWRFSFERDIIPNQADMLMAYSTVSGYASFRNPHYGSRFVRCLVEVFQEKASHEDVLSMLTKVNDKLSKMGEIDSKQVGQPTSTLRKKVYFWPGL; the protein is encoded by the exons ATGTGCTCTCTTCTCGCTGAAGGACTGAGAAGAAACCGAAAGGCAATCCTAAGAGATTTAGATCCTTCAAAGTCCTGGAATTACCTCTATCAAGAGGGAATTTTTGATCTGGATGATATCGAAGAAATTAAGGCGGAGAGAACGAGGAAAAAGAAAGCCGAAGCATTGCTAGAGAAAGTGGAACATTCAGGTCCTGGTGGTATTGCTGTCTTCGCTGAAACGTTACGGGAAAGTCAAAGCCATTTATTCGATCTACTTCAAAGGTTTATAAACGACACTGGGCCTCACGCAGGCCAACTGCAAGCAG GCCAACCTACCATTGATCAAGTCACACACCAGGCCTCTGACTTGCATATATATAGGGAACCTGTTTCATGTGTTCAAAAAG CTTTGAGCCCAGTTGAGCATGTACACGAAGGAATTGACCGtgcctttgaaaaaatcagCTCTGGAGATCTCAGCGGAAGTTTGGAAACAAATCAAGAAAGAGGCGAAAATTACACCCCAGCTGAAGAACGTTTGGTCATTGCCCGGTTTGATTTTGCTAAACTTCCTCCGCACATTCACCCATCTTCCGAGGATGTCTACCCGATGACTGCAACACCAAGAGGACTAGCATTGATCATAAACAATGAGTCGTTTGTTCGTGGTAGTGAGCAAACCGAAAAAGAGTTTGAAAAAGAGAAGTTAGAAGTGCGTCAAGGATCAGAAAAAGACACAATCTCCCTTCAAAGGCTCTTTGAAGCTCTTGATTTCAAAGTCAGGGTCAATAGGAACGTTACAGAGAAGCAGTTGTTGAAAGTCTTAGATGATGTTTCCAAGGATGATCACAGTGATTATCACTGCTTTGTCCTTTGCCTTATGAGTCATGGAAAGGAAGGACAGTTCTATTGTGCAGATGGAAAAACAGTTTGCCTCAAAGAGATTTCCAACTTTTTCAGCAATCGAAATTGTGAAACTCTAAAAGGAAAGCCAAAACTGTTCTTTATTCAGGCTTGTCGAGGCTATGTAAAGGACAGGGGTGTTGTGGAAGATTCACCGAGTGAACAAGGTCCACAGCAGGCTTCAGGTGAAAATGATGAAGGTCCAGTTTGGAGGTTTTCCTTTGAAAGAGATATTATTCCTAATCAAGCAGACATGCTGATGGCATATTCAACGGTCAGTGGTTATGCTTCGTTCAGAAACCCACATTACGGGAGCCGATTTGTCCGATGTCTTGTGGAAGTATTCCAAGAAAAAGCAAGCCATGAAGATGTTCTCAGCATGCTTACGAAGGTGAACGATAAACTCAGTAAAATGGGAGAAATAGATAGCAAGCAAGTGGGACAACCCACTTCAACGCTAAGGAAAAAGGTTTATTTTTGGCCGGGGCTTTGA